TAATGAACGCAAGACATGTGTTTGCATATGAACTTTTATCAATTCATCACGGTTACTAATATTTATTCGCTTTAATTTATACTATTACAGTTATCTTATTGCTTAATACAACTATTAGGTGTGAGTAAGACCTTATTTGTTGGCACTTAATAAAAGTTTGATTTTTCATTATTCAGATCTCAACCGTTAAGTAGTTTATCTTCTTAAACCATAATCATTCAGATTTCATTCATTAAATGTATTTGTTTAGCTTTAGACTTTACAACCACTTAATAGGGCTAAATTTACCTAAATGATTAAGATTTATAACAAATTATTACAGCCAGTAACATGTTATCCATCGAATGATTTATGCAAAGATGACATTTCACCATTAGCCTATCCACTTTCAACACTAACCACCATTGTTGTCGACGCCGCCTACCATTATCAACTTTACCACACTATCATTGTCTCCATTATCAATTATCATCGGCCGTCATCCACAACTATACCATCATAAGCTATAACCACCATCACTGCTAATGACAACAATCAAGTGTCACCGCTATTTACAATTATCATTACCAGTTAATCATTACCACGATAACCATCAATTCCTACCGACAATTGCCACCTTCAGCCACCACCATATATCGTCAACCAACACTATCAATCATCATTACTACCATTAGTTATATCACTATCATCTACCACAACTATCATCCGTCATCACTAATATCACCATCAATTAACCACCATTGCTTAACATTAGTGCCGGTCATCATCACCACTAGCTAGGTGCTACCACAACCAACACCATCAATCATAACCACAACGACCACCGTCAGCTATCACCATCGCCGACCATCATTCATCATATTTAATTTAATAAAAGACAAACAAGTCCTAAATATTTTCTACTGTACCACTATATACCACTGTCAAGTTGAAATCGTAGACTCAACATTACTATACAAAACCGTACCCCCACTACATCTCTTAAGCCCCCCTCACCACCCCACCACCATCCCATCCATCCGCTCATCTCTCTTTGTGTTCTTTCTTTTTAATTGAAACCAAATATTATCTTTACCCTTTGAATAGGCTTTTTCTTAATTCCCTTTACACTTTATATATTTTCTGCTATgagcatcttttttttttctttcaacctTTTGCTTCAATTGTATACAGCTTCACTTTCACATATgcatatttcttcttcttctttagctTCTTTCTTGGTTAAATTTTCTTCCCCTTTGTTACTTTGACCGTAGTTCTAGGCCAAAAGCCtataagaaaaaaatattattaatataaaatGTCATTCGACAtgacatcttcttcttcttcttcttcttcagaacGTGTTTGTTACGTGCAGTGCAACTTTTGCAACACCATTCTTGCGGTAATTACTTCTAGATTGTTCAAAATTCTGAATTTTAATTTCTTGTGCATATGATCACTAAATTACAAAGGTTTTCAACCCTTTGAAGTTGTTGTTTTTTCAGACTTCTTTCAATTTTACTTCTCTTGTGCATATGGTCACTTAATTACAAGGGTTTTTAACCTGTTGAAGTTGTTTTTTTGTCAAACAAAGCATGTGTTAgtacaaaaagaaaaataaggaagAATATCAAACACAACAAGGGCACTTCATCTTGAGGTCATGTGTGTACGAGCATAGATTTTTATTAAAAGGACATGTTTTTTAAAGAGAATATATATCTCTTTTTTGGGGTTTAAAGTGAAGTAAATAAGGATGAAATTCTTCAAACATATAATCTTATTGGATGAAGTCTTCTTTTGAGTTATAGGGTTAAAAGATGTATATGgttgaatttatatttttttctttgatATTTTATGTTAATTTTTACTAGATTTCACTTAGGACAAAAAAGGGGTTGTTTTGTTTTGCAGGAGTTTCATTTGTTTGAAAAATCTTGAAAATTTAacttaaaatgaaaaaaaaaaacagaagaatTGATATATGCTGCAAATTACTATTGTTCTTTtccctcttcttttttctttcagaAATTTTTACATATGATCTCGTGCTTCTGCATTGATCACAAATAATTGTACTACTAGTGTTGATGCCATTAGATCTCTTCTCTGCAAAAAtgagggggaaaaaaaaagatGGTGGGGTTTTCTGTTCACACATTTGCCCACTGGATAATCAACTcaaaaatttaatttaatttttacttttttccCAATTCTTGGGATATTTTTTTGTATCTATtgtggacaaaaaaaaaaaaatcatgttggAAGCAATTAATCGTTTTATTGCTCTTCCTCTTCCTATTGTAATAGCATGGGCTATTTAAAAAAAGACCTTCTAATCGATGGGCATATTAGTAGAAGTGTAGGTCTTTATTTGAAAgaattaaaataaaaagaaactacTTAATTCATATCATatatttttgttttatatttttttttagaagTTTTCAAGATCCTTGTAATGGACTGTGATTTCTGTTCTAGTCATGTCATTTTCCCTGTTATCTCTCTCTTTAATTTCTCACTTTTCTAGTGACTGAGCAATGGTCAGAAAAAAAGTCAGGGGCACCAAAAACAAAGGAATGAAAGAGAGATAtgataaaagaagaagaagatggatAAGTGATCTTTGATTTTTGCATTATTGAAAAACACATTTGTGAAAATACACAATATTTTGTTTTCTTCATCCTTTTATGCTTCCTTTCTTCCTTCTTATGGTGGTAGATGACCTAAAATACAAATTCTTACCACTTGAATTGTGGTGAGATATGTGAATAGGGTTCTCTATATTTAACCCGAGGTCTCTATTCGAATTAGTCGCAAAACTAAAGAGGGTACCAAACATTGGATCAAAAACCCTAAAAAAGAGTCGAAATTTCCATCCCCGCATAGAGACAGATTCATGATTTAATTTATATAGTGTCAAAATTCTAAGTTCTTTGAAAGTATGAGTTTAGAACATACATATTTAATTGTAAAAGTTCTAAGGGTtttcacacacacatacatacatacatacatactgtAAGTCTGCTATTGTATAGGCACCTCCTTTATCTCCACTAGCTTTCCTCCAAGTTTTATTAAAAAATATACTACTCTTTAGCCTTCTGATTTCTGGCTGATTTTTTGCAAGTATGTGAGCAAGCTAGAAAGTTGAGAAATTAGTTGAAAGCTGACAAATTAAAGTGTGTATCACCAATTGCAAGTGGTAAACTGTGTATCACCATTTTAGGAAGGGGAATGGAGTCTTGgtgtaactggtaaagttgctggtATGTGACCGACTAGAGGTTACTGGTTCGAGTCGTGGAAAcggcctcttgcagaaatgcagggtaagaCTGCATATAGTAAACCTTTGTAGTCCAACCCTTCCCCGGCCCcgcacatagcgggagcttagtacaCCAGGCTGCCCTTCTTTTATAACCATTTTCAAGTGGTTACAAATGACAAATTATATATAGTCCTCTCAGGAGGATGATCATCTTTTGGTTGTATATGATACTAGTCCTTTAATTTCATCATGTTATATACGCCATTCTGCAAAAAAGGTAAAGAACTTTAACTTATATACTCTATAATTAAGTTTGTACACTCTTAATGCACTTTTACAGAAATGTCACGAAATCCCTCACTCTTGGGGGTGTAATAGGTGAATTTTTATAGACCCAAACCGAGAGAACTGGGCATGATAATTTTCATCATTCAGCTCGAGCACCAGctatagtaattttttttaaattttttatgtaTCATACAATGGAGGCTTACTATGAGTCGTTATATAATGTTCTAAATTAACTTAACCTGATGGTATAATAAACTTATATACTGTAAAACCATAGTTGATCCCTtattaatgaataatgtgttgtcAGGTTAGCGTTCCATGCAACAGCATGGTAACCATAGTGACAGTAAGATGTGGGCACTGTGCAAATTTGCTTTCTGTTAATATCGGATCTTTACTTCAGACTCTTCCCCTTCAAGATCCACAGGTAACTAATTAATGGTACATTAATTATTCCGTCCGTTTCATTTTATGTGAAATTCATTGTTTAAAAAACTGTGACTTTTCGATGGAATTTGTCAGAAACACAACTTGTAGGAAATGTTTTCGAAGGACTTTTGTCAGAAATCTCATACTTCAGACTTCAGAGTTATGACAAAAATGTCCCTCGAAAATTTGCGTTAATATTAGTATTAGTATGTGactttttctttttcagtttgtttcaATGAACTTTCTGTCAGAAATCACATACCTCAGAGTTCCAACGGGACATCTATAAAAAAATTGTGTGTTTTCAGCCATGACTATTTCCTTTTCAGTTTGCTCCAAATAAAGATACTTTTCTATATTTGAAACAATTCACGTTTAAACTTTAAGTTTAGCTATAACATTATGATTTTATAGCATCAGGAATATCATGACATGTTTaataatattaattttttttaatatctttCTCTTAAGCCCTATATCCATCCAAACACCTTCACATGAAATGAAATTGAGATAAGTTATTTCAACATCTTTTTGGTTATGTGCTCGTTCTTTTGTTATTTTCCTTTTTATGGTAAAAAAGAATCATGTAAGAACAGATAGGGGTGCATTTTTCTTCATCACTTTTTTGTTTGGGGGGAGAAGAAAGTGTTttatactaattattattatcattttttttcttcttttttatctGACAGAAGCTTCAAAGACAACAGTACTCAAATAATGCTGGTAAGTATAAAGCCTGTGgctcatcatcatcttcttcttccaagttcaacaGATTTTCTGCCATTGTTTCTCCTGAAATTGAACCTAGAATCACTCCTATTCGTCGTAAgttctctctttctcttaataAATCGCTACAAGTTTATGTAAACgataattatatatttatatgtaaccATTCATAATAAGTGAACTTAATAAATTACTTGAAAAATAAGTAAGTCTACCTGCTGGATAACATGTTAAAAAAGTACACAAATTATACTATCCAGGTTAAATCTTTTATTGAATTCTTTTTAACATCCTTCAAAGTGTCATTAATGTACAACACGCTAATTAAGTGTATATCAGCTATTGTggtgagtttaagttatatacaccatTAGGTCATTTTTACCTGTTGTCTTATTTTCAAAGTTATGAATCTGAACATTTTAAGGAATCTTACTTGTAGTCCATAGATATGTTTTGAGTGGTCTGAtggtataaaaaattatttatactgacgatgtatataacttaaattcggTCTTAACCGTTACAAtatgaaaaaaagaaagagattcAAAGAACATGAAAGAATTGCCATAAGAGTTTTAAAGTAGAAAAGTAGTTTGAGGTAAAACTATGTATAATCTGTGTGATTATATACTTGTTATCTATTGGATATGCATCGATTATTTCTATAATTAATTATGACTTGGCGGACAAAAGGTCTTAATAGCATTACAAAAAATTACTATTTTTCCACTGAAATGTTTCTCTGAAAAATGTTTAGTAGCTATTTCCATTGAATGTCGGTGAGAAGacctaaatagtagtgtttttcACAAGGAAAAATGAATGTTTCTCAGCGTTTCAATGGGAATCTGTTTTCCGCCATGTGTTTTCCTAGTGAGCTGATTCAGTGGGAATGAGATGTGAAAATCATGTTTTGTAACACAAATTTGCACTAAATGTTGGTAAATAGTGTAGACTGCCTCAATATATTAAGATCCTATGAAAATTCTTACACCATACATATCTGATTTATAAAGGCCAGTTGTTATCCAATAATAACGGGATGTGCCTGAAGTTTCCCCTTCTGTTATGACAACTGAAATTGATTGAGACATTACATTTGTATCCAACTCATCAATATATATCTTTAAACACAGGTTTAGTACTTTAGTATTTCTGGATCTCCTTTTACTAAAGATCGTTTCTTCAAAAAACTAGGAACGTGTGGATCAATACATGCAATGTCCAAATTAAAtcaccatacaaataatttctacaaatataaatatataatctTTGCATTAACTAGCATGTGAACCAAATGATCCGTTTATAATGTTTGTATATACCAAATAGTATTCACAACTTCTGAGGTGTAGGTACTGCTTAATAGAGTTCAAAGTGGTGATAATAGGACTATGTAATATGATGaatttaagttttataatatGTGTGTTTCTCCTTATGATGTAGGACTTATAATCTTGAAAATATCACAGACTTATATATAACTCGAAGTCTCTAACTCATTATATCACAGACTGAAAATATCACAGACTACCACGACCATTGGTTTTGTTCGAAAATATAATATAGTATGTCTTAACTCCATTATTAAGTTTGACTAAACGTCGTCAAGTGAAAATTTGCGTTTTTTTAATAGTGAACCTTTGATTTTATCCGGAAATATAATGTCTAACTCCATTATTAAGTACGTCCGATGAAACGTCCAGCAGAAATTTGTGCTTTTTTAGTAGTCATGAACCCTTAATATTGTTTGGAGGTATAATATGTCTAACtccattattatttttatttcccTATATCAAACCATGCAGCACCAGAGAAAAAACAGCGTGTTCCCTCTGCGTACAACCAATTCATCAAGTAAATTtgacttattattattatgtaaTTTACAATAATTTTCAGTAGATGCCTAGATTCTTATGCTAATTATTTTATTGTTTTAAATGTGCAGGGAAGAGATACAAAGGATAAAGGCTAGCAATCCTGATATTAGCCACCGTGAAGCTTTTAGCACTGCTGCCAAAAATGTAAGTCTCtgtgccccccccccccaaatagtACAATCTTAAAATTGTTTCACTTAATACTTATGTCAACTAGTAAAAATTCTTTACCAAAAAGAAGTGCAGTGGGAAAGGGATAAAATTCACAAATAACCTCTTTTCAGCTCATATAATTGAAAAATAACCATTATTCTAGAATTTTACATGTGAAATTTAAAACTTCAGTACAATGGTTAATTTTTAAAAAAGGGCCAAAATTGCTAGTGGATGCTATTTTTACTGGGATGGATTAGAGCTCTGCACCCAATAGCGCATGCAGGATTTTTCATAAACGGTATCACAAATTAAAGGAGTGAGCAAATGAATAAATCACTATAAGAGCTTTTAAGGGTATCAGTCAAAAGTTTTCTAACGAGTTGTGCCTACTGAGGGGGTTTTATTTAAGTGCCAGGAGCAAGTTTGAACCCGCGACATCTCATGCAAATCTAGAGCGCCTAACCACCAGGCCAGTGCGCTACTTTGTTTAGAAGCAGTGTcctttattattattttagtGCATcgggctgtctttttttttttatacccagtAAAAAAATTCGACGAAGCAGTGTCACGTGACACCCCTCGGGCCAGGTAAATCCGCCCCTGTCTGCACCCTGCACCCTTAACCATAAATTTTGAGCTTGAGCCGTAAGAATGGAGAAACCCTGATAGCTAGGGAGCACTATTCTCTTTTAATGGACCTTATGCAACGTGAATTGAGTTACGACcataaaaaaacaaaacaagTAATAAAACAACAAAGGAAATGAAAATAACTTGTTACATGTGGGAAATTTAGTCTGTCGACAAGAAAATGAATGGTAGGGACAAACAGGAATGTAAATAGAAAAAAGTGAGATTTTTTATCTACGTATCTTTCGCAAGATTTTATCTTTATGTGTATTTGCTATTTTTGCAGTGCGCACATTTTCCTCATATCCATTTTGGACTAAAGCTGGAGGGCAACAACAAGCAAGCCAAATTGTGAAAGTCTTAATATTATTTTCAAGTTGTGAAAGTCTCCTCATGTGTTATCTTTCATTTGTTTGCCTTGATTTTGTGGTTAAATATCATGTACTCTAACTGAGCTATTTTCAATGTTTATTCAATAACTAGTGTCATTTGGCTCGTGTTAAGCCCGAGCCCAAATTGacgttaaaaattaaaatttgtagcTATTTGTTTAATTAGCTCTTGCTTGTTTATTTTTGTAACATTAGTTTGACACTTTCGAAAGAtttctaaaatattaaattaGGAAAAGGTATCTGAAAGTTAAAGCAAAACATTTAGTTtatatattagatttttttttaaaaaaaaaaaatcacacaaatgaaagctcttctaatttctatcttactaatttttttttgagATTAAAGTCGCCTATCGTCCAAATTGAGCTTTTCATATAAtaaattaatttcatttgtttctttGAATTGAGCCCATATTGGCTAACTTATATTTTACAAAAAGATATTATAGTATTCAATTCATGTCAAAAATATTTAATGCGGAAATATTATTGtatgatgaaatcaataaaattaaattataaataattaaaagttaTGGTATTGCAAGATACTTTTGTAGACGCTCATTCAAATTAaaccacacacaaaaaaaaaacctgaaaagtcaataaaattaaattgttcttactttaagctttctttttgtcaagacccgactaggggccccgacgggtacccggggcaaatcaccgagcaccactcgttctataaCCCTTAATCTTATTATCAATCAGTTATCCATTTCGTGcttaatttataaaaaaaaaacatttttcatttggaatcaAAAACATtatatatacatgagccctttaggctagcaaaataatatacacatgtGCATACATACAAAATAACCCTGCCATGAGACCATACaccccacatcgagtatctacgagcctctatgagatgacatacacaactgtacacaaaagatcgtcataggcacctccggagcaatggagggctttcaatcaactagcagctctaagaatccggagcaatgtctcctccctatctacatgtgggcatgaacacagcgtccaaagaaaaggacgtcagtacgaatattgtactgagtatgagaggcataaacaatgaagaaaggcatcaataatgtaatgagaacatcaatacaaagcatatggatctgaccgataatcataaatggaataatgcatgctgtcttactcatacttatcatcataacatatatgcatcatatgcagaCTTCCCGTCCAAGAcggaacggtgtgatcatcaacaatataagcccgcgtccaggcctcccgcgtccggggtaccatctcatgccgcccactactggtgtctgcccatgccgaaAAGGggcatggtgtatccgtatagctgcccgccatggcggtgactgcccggccaactaggcccggtgtgatgcaatcatgtcaTGCTCACCATACAATGCTtactatcatatacttatcaaaacatgcttattgtcacaccccgactgtactagggtgtgatgggcacccgaccccatactcggagccgagcgaacccgctgactcttattacgtacttaatttccttagactattgcattaataaggagtggaaaacatagtaaagctttcaattttttttcatcGTACTCGAATCAATATAATCTTTGATCATattgactttataacataacataaaatgacacataggtTAGTGGAGCCATTCACAATACCGACATCTtttacccatgactctgtctgcaaagtctctaacatttatcagacatcgtagcacgtatactctgactcggcagcactccaggacaagtggagcctaccaact
The sequence above is a segment of the Lycium barbarum isolate Lr01 chromosome 6, ASM1917538v2, whole genome shotgun sequence genome. Coding sequences within it:
- the LOC132600665 gene encoding putative axial regulator YABBY 2 isoform X1, coding for MSFDMTSSSSSSSSERVCYVQCNFCNTILAVSVPCNSMVTIVTVRCGHCANLLSVNIGSLLQTLPLQDPQKLQRQQYSNNAGKYKACGSSSSSSSKFNRFSAIVSPEIEPRITPIRPPEKKQRVPSAYNQFIKEEIQRIKASNPDISHREAFSTAAKNCAHFPHIHFGLKLEGNNKQAKL
- the LOC132600665 gene encoding axial regulator YABBY 5-like isoform X2, whose amino-acid sequence is MSFDMTSSSSSSSSERVCYVQCNFCNTILAVSVPCNSMVTIVTVRCGHCANLLSVNIGSLLQTLPLQDPQKLQRQQYSNNAAPEKKQRVPSAYNQFIKEEIQRIKASNPDISHREAFSTAAKNCAHFPHIHFGLKLEGNNKQAKL